A stretch of DNA from Nitrospinota bacterium:
AAATCATCGGGAAAATAGCTGAGAAGCGTAGCTGGCGGTTCCCCTGGTCTCCTTCCATCCAGATGCCTTGAATAGTTCTCGATTCCTGAGCACGAACCTGTCTCTCTTATAACCTCCATATCAAACCTTGTCCTCTGCTCCAATCTCTGCGCCTCGAGGAGCTTATTCTGGTCTTTTAGTTTTTTTAGTTCCTCTTCTAATTCCTCTTTTATTTTTTCAATCGCCCGAAGCAGATTACTCTTTGTTGTCACATAATGACTTCCAGGATAGATCCTTATCTTGTTTAATTTTCTAAGGACACTTCCCCTTAAAGGATCAATCTCTGAAATGGAATCGACCATATCGCCAAAGAACTCTATCCTTATGGCCTTATTCCCTTCATAGGCAGGAAAGATATCCACAACATCCCCCCTTACCCTGAAGGTCCCTCTGTGAAAATCGATATCATTCCTTTTGTATTGAATCTCAACAAGCCGATCCAGAAGAAGGTCTCTGGAGATCTCCATCTGGTTCTGGAAGAGAAAGAGCATGCCCTGATAATCTTCTGGTGAGCCTATGCCGTAGATACAGGAGACGCTCGCCACGATAAGAACATCTCTTCTCTCCAAGAGGGAGCGGGTGGCTGAGTGCCGCATCTTGTCTATCTTATCGTTAATCGAGGCATCCTTTTCTATGTAGGTGTCTGTTCTGGGGATGTAGGCCTCGGGCTGGTAATAATCATAATAGCTGACAAAATACTCCACGGCATTTTCAGGGAAGAGCTCTTTAAACTCCTCAAAGAGCTGGGCAGCTAAGGTCTTGTTCGGAGCAATCACAAGGGTCGGCCTGTTTATCCTCTCGATGACATTTGCCATGGTAAAGGTCTTGCCTGAGCCGGTTACACCGAGGAGAACCTGATGCTCCAAGCCCTGCTCCAAGCCTTGGGCAAGCTGGTCAATGGCCTCGGGCTGATCCCCTTTTGGTTTAAAATCTGACACTATTTTAAAAGAATTCATATCATTATTTTATCTCAAAGGGATGTGGTTAGCAAGAGTGGGAAGATGTGACTTTCCTGTTCACTTTTAATAAATGTCGCTTTAAAAAAATTTTTAACACCATCAAATAAATTTATCTGAAAGATTGACCTTTATTATTCCTCTGACTGAATTACAGAGATATATCTTTTCAGATGTTCTTAAATCATTTAAGGTGATGATATCCTCTTTCACATTTTTTCTCTTCCTCAGGATATACTGACGCATTACCCCATTCAGCAAACCACAATCCACAGGTGGAGTAATGAATTTTCCATTTCTCCTTATGAAAATGTTACTGATGCAGCCCTCTGTAATCTCTCCTCTCTCATTGGTAAAAATCAAATCTGTTAAACCCATTCTTTGTGCTTTTAAGTACAGCTTATCATAGATATCGCGATTGGTTGTTTTATGGAAAAGAAAGATATTTTTGGAATCCATTTTTTTATTGGATAAAGCAATAAATCCATCGTCTTTTTTGCTGATGCCCAGTTTTACATTCTCAATAGAAAATTTTCCACTTTTATCAACAAGAACTCTTACTTTATATCTCTCTTCATTATCTAATTGCTCAGCATTTTGTTTCAGAGAGACGAAAAACTCTTCAGAATCAAAGGAAAACCCGAAATATTCTGCGCTTTGCTTTAACCTCTGTATATGAGGCTTGAGCAGCCAATATTTCCCCTTATAATAGAGGATGGTTTCAAGTAATTTAAATTCCTGCACCACCTCAGTTAAAAACCTCATTTTCAGGGAGCATTCTCTATATTCATCCTCTGCTTTTGAATCCCAGACAATCCCACTGCCAATACCCATAACCCCCTTGTTCTCCTTAATAACAGGTGTCCTGATGGCTATGTTGAACACTGCTTCTTCATAAGGTGATATATAGCCAATTGCCCCCGTATAAATTCCCCTGTGATCCTTTTCTAATTCATTGATGATTTCCATAGACCTGATTTTAGGAGCACCAGTCACAGAACCAGAGGGAAAGAGGCTCTTAAAAATTTCTAAGTATGTTGTTTTTGGCTTTAATTCTCCCTCTACTGTTGAGGTCATCTGGAAAAGGGTTTCATACCTCTCCACTTCAAAAAGCTTGTTTACTTTCACCGTTCCAATCTCAGATATTTTGCCTAAATCATTCCTCAATAAATCGACAATCATTAAATTTTCTGCCCTGTTTTTTTCGCAATTATGTAACAGATTCATATTTTTTCTGTCTTCTGAAAGTGTCCGTCCCCGTTTCATTGTCCCTTTCATTGGACGGGTTATTATTTTGTTTCCAGATCTTCGAAAAAAAAGTTCTGGCGAATAAGAAATGGTGTGGGTATTTCCGCTCCTTATATAAGCAGCATAACTGACCCTTTGTTTTTTTCTCAGGTCATCATAGAGGGCCAAGGGAGAGCCTTGAAATGAAAAATGGATATTCCAGGTAAAGTTGATCTGGTATGTATCTCCTGAACTTATGTAGTTCTTTATCTGTTCTATTTTGCTTTTGTATTCATCTTCGGAAATATTGAGATCAAAACCGCTAATTTCATATGAGAAGCTTTCAGGGAATAAGTTGTTGTATTCTTCCCATTTAAATTTAGAATCTCTCAGATCAATCATACAGGGGTTTTCAAAGACACCAAACCAGATTAAAGGATGGGAAAAGCAGACATTAGAGAGGAGGCTTTTAAGTTTCGTTTCAAATGCATACCCTGCTTCATAGGCAATATATCCTGCGACATATAAGCCCTTTTTTAAAAAACCTTCAATCTCCCTCAATACACTTTCAACCTCGTCTATCTTAGATGTTTTCAATATGCAAAGGGGATGAAGAAAGACAAAAGACTTAAAATTTTCTGAATCAGTTTTAACTGTCTCTAAAATGACAAGGTCTTCGCTACCCTGAATTTCTCTATGAAACAATGGAAATAGTTCTTTCATAATCTTAATAGTGATTCCTTTTAATAAGAAATGGAAATCATTTTATATCAAAGGGGGATACTTTACAAGAGGGGTCTAAAATGACTTTCTTGCTTGCAAAAGCAAAGGAACCAAAAAAGGACGCCCCGCTGCTTTTTTATACGGTCTTTGCCTTCGCTTGCTCGGAGAAGCAACAAACTCGGGCTCTGCCCTCAAACAGTTCCTTCTATCATCCTCGCTCACTCGCCCAATCCCTAAAAAGCAGAAGGGGGATTAAAAAAGAAAAAACTACAAATGAATAATAGGGGAAATTCGGAATAGGTTTTATTGAGTTTTGAATTTGGTCATTTGGATTTAGTTCAATCTGATGAGGATTCAAAAATGCCTTGCTTTAATTTTTCTAGCTGAATTAGTATTTCATCAAAATTATCATTCCTACCAACCATATGGGTAACAAGATGATATTTTGATTCATCACAGGTTTCTACATCGAGTATTTTTTTGATCACTTCTAATGTATCTGTATTAGATATTTTTGCCATATCTCGACCAAGAAGTCTAATGCATGCTAATCGAGCATTTGAACCTTCTTCTATAAACAAAGTTGATTCAGTTTCATATAATCGGTCTAAATTTCCAGCCTCTTCATATTTATTCATTATAAAAAGCAAATCTTCAGCATCTCTTTTTCTCGCTGGATATTTTTCCTTCCAAGATATTAATTTCATAATTGCCAATCCTGGAAGAGTAGGAAGTTTAACATAAAGTTCAGGTTCAGAGCTTAATTTTACATTTACAGAGGAGTCGTAAGCCTCTTTAAAGCCAAGCGTGCTCATAATTATTTCATGTTCTGGGGGCCAACTAATTTTCTTATCTTTATCAGAAATAGGGCCAAAAGGAACTATATCAATGAAAACGTCCTTAAAAATATATCTTTGTTTCTCTTTATCTTTTGAAAAATTATTATTTGATAACAAAGTTTTTGATAGTCTATTAAATTTATCCCAGTTAGCTACTACTATTCCTAGGTCTATATCTCTGGTCATTCGAGGAGACTTTATACCAAAGCAATACTCGAGAATAAAATCTCTGGCTGTTGCTCCAACAATAAAGAAAGGAATATCTAAAGAACTAGCTACTTTATTAAACTCATAAAGGGCATCAACAAACGAGGGCTCAATCTTCTCGGATATATCGAACAAT
This window harbors:
- a CDS encoding DEAD/DEAH box helicase family protein; translated protein: MNSFKIVSDFKPKGDQPEAIDQLAQGLEQGLEHQVLLGVTGSGKTFTMANVIERINRPTLVIAPNKTLAAQLFEEFKELFPENAVEYFVSYYDYYQPEAYIPRTDTYIEKDASINDKIDKMRHSATRSLLERRDVLIVASVSCIYGIGSPEDYQGMLFLFQNQMEISRDLLLDRLVEIQYKRNDIDFHRGTFRVRGDVVDIFPAYEGNKAIRIEFFGDMVDSISEIDPLRGSVLRKLNKIRIYPGSHYVTTKSNLLRAIEKIKEELEEELKKLKDQNKLLEAQRLEQRTRFDMEVIRETGSCSGIENYSRHLDGRRPGEPPATLLSYFPDDFLLFADESHVGIPQIGGMYKGDRSRKETLVEYGFRLPSALDNRPLNFKEF
- a CDS encoding nucleotidyl transferase AbiEii/AbiGii toxin family protein, whose product is MNKILFDISEKIEPSFVDALYEFNKVASSLDIPFFIVGATARDFILEYCFGIKSPRMTRDIDLGIVVANWDKFNRLSKTLLSNNNFSKDKEKQRYIFKDVFIDIVPFGPISDKDKKISWPPEHEIIMSTLGFKEAYDSSVNVKLSSEPELYVKLPTLPGLAIMKLISWKEKYPARKRDAEDLLFIMNKYEEAGNLDRLYETESTLFIEEGSNARLACIRLLGRDMAKISNTDTLEVIKKILDVETCDESKYHLVTHMVGRNDNFDEILIQLEKLKQGIFESSSD
- the pabB gene encoding aminodeoxychorismate synthase component I → MKELFPLFHREIQGSEDLVILETVKTDSENFKSFVFLHPLCILKTSKIDEVESVLREIEGFLKKGLYVAGYIAYEAGYAFETKLKSLLSNVCFSHPLIWFGVFENPCMIDLRDSKFKWEEYNNLFPESFSYEISGFDLNISEDEYKSKIEQIKNYISSGDTYQINFTWNIHFSFQGSPLALYDDLRKKQRVSYAAYIRSGNTHTISYSPELFFRRSGNKIITRPMKGTMKRGRTLSEDRKNMNLLHNCEKNRAENLMIVDLLRNDLGKISEIGTVKVNKLFEVERYETLFQMTSTVEGELKPKTTYLEIFKSLFPSGSVTGAPKIRSMEIINELEKDHRGIYTGAIGYISPYEEAVFNIAIRTPVIKENKGVMGIGSGIVWDSKAEDEYRECSLKMRFLTEVVQEFKLLETILYYKGKYWLLKPHIQRLKQSAEYFGFSFDSEEFFVSLKQNAEQLDNEERYKVRVLVDKSGKFSIENVKLGISKKDDGFIALSNKKMDSKNIFLFHKTTNRDIYDKLYLKAQRMGLTDLIFTNERGEITEGCISNIFIRRNGKFITPPVDCGLLNGVMRQYILRKRKNVKEDIITLNDLRTSEKIYLCNSVRGIIKVNLSDKFI